The genomic interval ATTTTCCTAAGGGCGGAAATCGCTGGGAATCTCCCATACCATTTTTCTGGTGACATGCTGCACAATAGACTGTATATACTTTGCTCCCGGCAACGGGCTTGTCTTTATCCAGATTGTCACTGATAATATCCGGTGTGCGTATGTGTGAAAGTGATTTTCGTTGTTCCATACTGGCAAGGGCATTATCAGAAAAAGAATTTTTATTGCCTTTATAAGTAACCTTCCAAATCCTGCCTTTTTCAGTTTCCGATATGTACAAAGAACCGTCCGGCCCCATTGCAATTCCCATGGGCCGGTAGGATGCGTCATTGGTATTTACAATAGGATCAATACCAGCAAAACCATCTGCAAATACTTCATAATTACCCAGAAGGATTTCCGTTTTGAAAAGGAACAAATCCTATAAAATAACCCGATTGCGGATACGGTGCTCTGTTGGTTGACCCATGAAAAGCAATGAATGCACCGTTTTTATAATGATCAGGAAACTGGTTTCCCTGATAAAAAAGCAGGTCGTTGGGAGCCCAATGCCCCGGAAACCCCATCAGCGGCTTTTCATATTTGTCACAGTCACCGGTTTTGATACCATCGCCGCCATATTCCGGGCCGACTACTTTTTTCTGCTGAATCTGGTCATAATAGCAGTAAGGCCAGCCTGCATTGGTACCGTCTTTTATTCTCAAAAATTCTTCTGACGGAAGTACAGCACTTTGCCAGGGAGAATAGACTGTGGCCCACAAACGGAGCAGATCGTCGCGGCCATGCTGCAGGAGATACAAATTATTATCAGATTTATTCCAGTCCATTGCCACAACACTTCTGATCCCGGTCGCAAATTTATAACCGTCTTTTTGTGTCTGTCTGGTCTTGTTGGCATCAAAACGCCAGACACCGCCATGATCTTCCAGAAATGGGCAAGGCGTCATTCCGGTTGAATTGGGCATACGGAATAATTCCTCACATGCGTTGGAAGGTGCTCCGAACGGAACATACATATTACCGGCATTGTCAAATGCAAGTGGCTTGGCAATGTGTTCATGCATACCATGTTTGTGGTCGTCGGTCAGGATTATTTCCTGTTTGCTTTTTGGCACCAGCTCTCCGGGAGTCAGTTTGTACCTGTACACAACCAGTTCAGAACTGAAATAAAGATAGCCATTGTAAATCCGCATGGCAGTTCCATATCCTATCTCTCTCTTTTTACCACCGAATCTTTTGATGATATCGGCCCGGCCATCTTGATTGGTATCCCTGAGTGCAATGACGGATTCCTTTTTATCTGCAAACCTGGCTTTGACATAAATATCTCCATTATCATTTACCGCAATTTGCCGCGCCCTGCCTTCCAGACTATCCACAACGACCACCGCTTCAAACCCATCAGGAAGAAAAAGGCCACCATTTTTTGTATTAACGGGTAAATCCTCCTGATTAACAAAACCAGGTGCAAATAATACCAAAAGCAAAACCGACAATTTGAATGGAAAATTTAACATGATTTTCAGTTAGAAAACTGGGAAAATGAGTCACATAAATTCAAAATGTTCAAACAGTAATTATCAAAACCAGAATAAAATTTTCCATATGAAATTGTTCAGTAAGCGAAAGCCGAATACTGACCGCCGAAAGCCGACCGCCCATAACCTACTTCACATAAATCGGCCTTGCAATTCCGTTCAGGTCATACACGATTTTTCCTCCCATAATCGTCATCTCGCATTCCAATTTTTGTTTTCCTTCCATTTTATATCCGGTTTTGTCATAAAAGCCGAAATTTCCGTTTCTCATCGAAAAGATGGCAACATCAGCAATAGCGTTTTCAGAAATATGTCCCAGGTTTTCTCTGTTAATGGTTTGAGCCGGTGTCCAGGTACTGGCTTTTATTACTGCTGGTAAATCCATTCCCATATTATAAAATTTGGACATAATACTCAGCATGTCTTTCATCGAGCCATTCATACTCCCTGTATGCAGGTCTGTACTGATCGTCGCAGGATAGAACCCGCTTTTCATTGCGGGTAGTGCCTGCGAATAATTAAAACTGGCACCACCGTAACCGACATCAAATACGATTCCTTTTTTACGGGCTTCCAGTACAAATGGTTTTACTTTTTTGGTTGTTTCATCTACAATTGTTTCCCTTACATTGCCATCCAGCAAGGTGTAAGTATGCGTAAAAATATCACCGGGACGTAAGTGTTTCAGAAATAAATCAGCCAGTGGAAGTGGGGGAGTACTTCTTCCAAAATCGACCATTACCGGCATATTTGCAAGCTTTCCGGCCTGTACAGCATGATCCACCGGCACCCAGTCATGACCGACAAAGTGGGCTACTTTGAAACCTACCACATCTTCTTTGTATTTAAGCGCTGCTTCGGCTGCCAGCGTTGGGTTCATGTCGCTGGTATCCTGCTCGTAATTGCCGCCACGCATCCCTTCACCCACAATATTCAGCAGGGAAAGAACACGGGTTCTGGAATGAGAAATTACATTCTTCTTGAATTCGGGAAATGATTTGTAACCGGCGCCACCTGCATCAACAATCGTGGTTACACCTACGCGAAAAGTGAAGCCGTCAGGCGGCAACGCCACCAGTCCGTTACTGAGATAATGATCCGGTTCTGTTCCAAAAAATACATGTCCGTGTATATCAATCAGGCCCGGTGTTACATACATTCCTTTGGCATCAACAACCTGTGCAGCTTCTTTCGGATCAATATTTTTTGCTATTTTTTTAATTTTTCCATCAAAAATTCCAACATCCAGTACTTCATTGATATTATTTCTGGGATCAATCACATGCCCGCCTTTAATCAGGATTGAATAAACCTGTCCTTGGGTAAAAAAAGCGTGAAGAAGAAGGATGAAAAATAGTATAAATCGTTTTTTCATAAAGGTTTAGGAATATGGTTTTCTCTCTGTAAATGAGATTTAGTTTAAACCACCGCTTTCAATAATTCTTCCTTTAATCTGGCTGCAACAATTTTTTCTTCTCCCGGTTTCAGCATCCAGGTTGTGATGGTCAGCGTGTTGTTTTCACCAGGCATGATTTCAATGGATGGATTGCCATTGCGTAGATTTTCCTGTAAAACTTTCACCACCAGACTTACTTTCGCCGCATCCCATGAAATTCTCAGTGTAGGTGTATGGTTGCCAAGTTCGGGAGC from Dyadobacter sp. NIV53 carries:
- a CDS encoding amidohydrolase/deacetylase family metallohydrolase, whose product is MKKRFILFFILLLHAFFTQGQVYSILIKGGHVIDPRNNINEVLDVGIFDGKIKKIAKNIDPKEAAQVVDAKGMYVTPGLIDIHGHVFFGTEPDHYLSNGLVALPPDGFTFRVGVTTIVDAGGAGYKSFPEFKKNVISHSRTRVLSLLNIVGEGMRGGNYEQDTSDMNPTLAAEAALKYKEDVVGFKVAHFVGHDWVPVDHAVQAGKLANMPVMVDFGRSTPPLPLADLFLKHLRPGDIFTHTYTLLDGNVRETIVDETTKKVKPFVLEARKKGIVFDVGYGGASFNYSQALPAMKSGFYPATISTDLHTGSMNGSMKDMLSIMSKFYNMGMDLPAVIKASTWTPAQTINRENLGHISENAIADVAIFSMRNGNFGFYDKTGYKMEGKQKLECEMTIMGGKIVYDLNGIARPIYVK
- a CDS encoding PQQ-dependent sugar dehydrogenase, whose protein sequence is MLNFPFKLSVLLLVLFAPGFVNQEDLPVNTKNGGLFLPDGFEAVVVVDSLEGRARQIAVNDNGDIYVKARFADKKESVIALRDTNQDGRADIIKRFGGKKREIGYGTAMRIYNGYLYFSSELVVYRYKLTPGELVPKSKQEIILTDDHKHGMHEHIAKPLAFDNAGNMYVPFGAPSNACEELFRMPNSTGMTPCPFLEDHGGVWRFDANKTRQTQKDGYKFATGIRSVVAMDWNKSDNNLYLLQHGRDDLLRLWATVYSPWQSAVLPSEEFLRIKDGTNAGWPYCYYDQIQQKKVVGPEYGGDGIKTGDCDKYEKPLMGFPGHWAPNDLLFYQGNQFPDHYKNGAFIAFHGSTNRAPYPQSGYFIGFVPFQNGNPSG
- a CDS encoding c-type cytochrome — translated: MFLFKTEILLGNYEVFADGFAGIDPIVNTNDASYRPMGIAMGPDGSLYISETEKGRIWKVTYKGNKNSFSDNALASMEQRKSLSHIRTPDIISDNLDKDKPVAGSKVYTVYCAACHQKNGMGDSQRFPPLGKSEWVTGDKKKLIELLMKGLDGPIEVKGKPYNNIMPQHSFLKDEEIAEVLTHIRQNFGNNESDVTKEEVALIRKNTINIR